In the genome of Ficedula albicollis isolate OC2 unplaced genomic scaffold, FicAlb1.5 N00623, whole genome shotgun sequence, the window gcccctggctgggttTCCGCCGCCGTTCCCGCAGGAATTCCGCTTCCCAGCGCTtcagcagcaccttcagctcctgctgccgcTCCGTGGACGCGGGATCAGTGACGGGATCGGGGATGAGGGATCTGGGATCGGGGATCGGGATTGAGGGAGGCTCGGGGGTGACCCCAGAGTCGCCTCAGAGCGAACCTCCCGCTCCCGCAAAGCGACCGCCAGTAGAAAAGCGGGAGCTGCTGATTGACAGCGAAAAGATGTAATGGAAAGGCGGGTTGTCAAAGCGCCTGCCTACGTCACTGTTGAGCAAAtgagaattaaataaaacaatgacAGACAGCTGTAAGATCCAATTAATTCGCCTCCAATAAGCCAATGAAAAGGCGCTGTCAAAGCGTCCGCCGATGTCGGGCTTGaacaaattattattaaattaacaTTGACAGACAAGCGTCTCAGCCTATTAAAAGTAAGGAGTTCGCCTCACTTGAGGCAATGACAATTAAATCCATCCTGACAGACAGGTTGGCAAGCCAATTAAATGCAAGAATAGGCCTTATGGGTGGGTCCCGCTCGCTGATTGGTTCGCACAACGCGCAGACACGGAAGTGAAGCTTCTGAACGGGCAGGGCGCGAGTTGGGGCTGCGGGCGGGCGCCGAGGGGGGTGCTCCATGTTgtggggggctggcagggccggTTTTGGGGACTGAGGGGATTTTGTGATAATTTGGGGATCCCTGTCGGAATTTCGAGATTTCCGCAGGGACTTGGGATccttgggggattttgggatggcCCTGGTGGGTTGGGGGTACTCCGGGACCCTCTTTTTAGAGACCAGCGCTGGGGGTACCCTCACAACCCTGCCCCCACCTTCTCCCACAGCTTCCCTTTTCTTCAGGATATCCCTGGATTCGGAGTTTCCCAGGAATTCTCCCTGGTGGTTCCGCATCCTGAGGGTGCAGCACGGAAAAACTCTCTATAATCCAGAAAGAAAGTTATAAGAGTAGGTATGTATTTATTCAGTGTTGAGGTGCATGGGGGATAGCTCCTCCAAAAACATGCACACCTTTGGCGACCTGCGCCTCTTCTTTTGTTCTCTACAAACTGGGACTACACAATACACCTGGTACACATTCATTGCCTGTCTCTGCTTCATAATAAAATTAACTCCACGTCTATTTAAGGCTGCGCATTGTTCCTTTCTGGTCGCATCTGGTCATCTGTGCTTCATAATAAAATTAACTCCACGCACGTCTATTTAAGGCTGCGCATTGTTCCTTTCTGGTCGCATCTGGtcatctggggttttttgcGATGAAATGAATAGTCTTCTCTCAAATGAACTTTTCACCTTGCCTCCTTGCCCGTGCTCTCTTTTTTGTCCTTTGGTCATCATCTGGACTTTGATACCAGTTTTCCTGGTTTGGGTCTTAGGACTCCCTTATCCTGTGGTGCCTTTGTCCTTGCATCCTGTCTGGGCACTCCAGCTCTTGACCTCACCTTGTAGCCTTGCTGTGCTTCTGTTCTTGTCAGCACTGTAAATTACAGTAAACACACGTTTTTTCAGCCCCCTTTAAGTCAAACCACATATGGATGCTTGATTCTTAATTCTCAATTTCTCTGTCTCAGGGCTCGCCCCAATTTCACCTGATTCCCACAGCCCCCCAGAATCCATGgattctctccttctcctctgtgcCCGCTGCATCCTTGCCCAGCGCCCTCTTCCCCACATTCTCCCTGGTCTGTATCCCGTCCTTTTCCAATTGGCATTCCTGGATGGAAAACACGTAGTCCTGCGGGATTTGGTGGCCGCTTGGCCTATCCAAGTACTCGACTTCCAGCAGCTCGTGAGGCGCCGAGAGCTCCTCGGAGATCATCCCCACATCGACTACATCGAGGCCGTCATCCAGGCCGTGGTGGCGCAGCTCcggcaggagctggaagagccCGGCTGCGATTTCAGGTGGgttttgggaattccagcatGGCCACAACCTCCAATACCTCCAGGTATTTTGATggtttcttcctattttttccagCAAGCGCCGGCTGCGTGTGCTGGACATGACCGGACTCTCAGATTCCCTGTGCAGCCGCTCTCCGGACGGGGTGACCATCTGGTCCAGCACTGTGGCTTTGGCCAAGGCTTTTGAGGAGGTGTCCAAGCACCAGCAGGATTTCCAGAGGCGTGAACCTAGGCGGCACAAAGGCCCCTCTGGAGCCGCCGTGTGCGATTTCAGGTGGgttttgggaattccagcatGGCCACAACCTCCAATACCTCCAGGTATTTTGATggtttcttcctattttttccagCAAGCGCCGGCTGCGTGTGCTGGACATGACCGGACTCTCAGATTCCCTGTGCAGCCGCTCTCCGGACGGGGTGACCATCTGGTCCAGCACTGTGGCTTTGGCCAAGGCTTTTGAGGAGGTGTCCAAGCACCAGCAGGATTTCCAGAGGCGTGAACCTAGGCGGCACAAAGGCCCCTCTGGAGCCGCcgtggctgctctgcagccatcAGGCGTGGACGTCCACGCCAACCTTTATGTCAGGAAAGATTCCTACAGGATCCTGCGTAACGCGCTCCAGACCAGAGCCGCCAGCCCGCTGCGCCTCAAGTGCCACAAACTCTACGCGGAGAACATCTCGGCACTGAAGGTTGTGACTTTGTTGGAATGTCTGTATCCGTCTTTTCTGCAGAGGGTGGAACTGTGGTACAACAACTTCGGATTGACTGAGCTCTTGCTGATCCTGCCACACCTCTCCCGGTTCCCGGAGCTGCGCAGCCTCAAGCTCCTGGACTTCAGCATGAACACGCGGCGCCGGACACCGGACTTAGCCATAGTAATCCGCTGCGTGGCCAGGcatctgggaatgctgcccagCCTCcgggagctcagcctgggatCTTCACAGCTCTCCGGGAATCTGCGCCACATCCTCTGGTGAGCCCCCCTTGGAGCAGGTCCTTCTCGTGATCTAGGGGAATTCCCAAGCGCTGGGCACAGGGATCTTTTCCAACTGAGGGATCCAGTGGTTCCAGATTTTATTATCCCTATGATCCCATGATCCGTGATTTCGTTGTCCTAATAGTTCATGATTCAATTGTTTTGTCATCCCATAATTCCATGGTCCCAAAACTCAGTAATTCCAGGATCCTCAAAGGCTGAACTTCACAATCTTGGAGATCTTCTCCAATCTTAGTGACCCCATGATTCCAGGATTTCATTATCTCAATATTCCTATGATTCCCCTTGATTCCAGAAATCCCAAAGTTTGAGCTCGATGGTCCctgagatcttttccaaccatAGTGATCACAAGTTCCCCTGATCCCATTAACCCAACAGTCCAAgactccatgattccatgatcccataaTTCCTTGATTCTAGGTTTTCCAAAGGTTGGACGTGATGATCCTGAAGGCTTTTCCAAATTTAATGGTTCAATGACCCCATAAGTCTACAATTCCACAATTCCCCGGctccatgattccataattccagTATTCTCAAAGCTTGATGGTCTTGAGATTTTGTCCAACTtcagtgattccatgattttatgatcccataattccaaaatcccagggtTTTCATAAATCAAACTTGACCGTTTTTGAGACCTTTCCCAAACTCACCCATTCCATAACTCCAGGATCCCAACATTCCAAAATCCCATGGATTTCAGGGGTCAAACTCGATTTCTTGGAACTCTTTCAAAACATCAGCCATTCCATAATTCTACAATTAAATTTCACAATTTCAGGATTCCTTGATCTCATAATTCTATGATTATTAAACCTTGATGTTCTTGGAGACCTTTCCCAAACTCAGCCTTTCCATAACTCCATGATCCCATCATTCCATCAATCCCAGAGTTTTTCAGGGGTTGAACTCGATGTTCTTGGAGCTCTCTCACCCATCCCTGCGATTGCAGAGTTGCAATTCCAGCTCTCATTCCCCATGTTTCCCTCAGGAATCctgacattcccagctcctACCATCCTCCCTTGGGCCTCAcctctgccttttccctcctgccagcaaCCTTCAGGCTCCGTTGGAAAGCTTGGAATTGGGCTACTGCTCCCTCGTTCCTGACGACCTCGCCTTCCTCTCCCAAAGCTTCCATGCTCCAGCCCTCAAAAAGTTGGATCTGACCGGCAACAACGTATACCAAGGCCTCCTGGAGccgctccagctgctcctggaggaaaCCTCGGCCTCACTGCTGCACCTGGATCTCAGTAATTGTGACATGGCCGACTCCCAGCTGGAGGCACTGCTCCCGGCGCTCCGGCGCTGCTCCCGCCTGCGCTTCCTGCGACTCTTTGGCAATTCCCTGTCCACGGCCGCGATCAAGGATCTGCTCCAGAAAACCTTGGAGCTGCCGGATCTCCACCTGGTCGTGTTCCCTTACCCCAGGGATTGCTACAAGGAGCCCCTGCCAGAAAACAATTGGGATTGTGGAACGGATGATGAGCTTTTGGCAGCGGCAACAGTGGAGTTTTCCCAAATCCTGGCAAATTCTTTGAGAACTGACCTCATCTGGACTTACAATCCCTACGGTCACAAAGACCTGGAGTACTTCTCCTTGTGATCTGGGGaaagctcagagctgggaaatgctcGGAGCCTACATTGCAGAAAAGCATCACAGCCTTGTTCCCAAAATCCTGGCGATTCCGCATCATCCCAGTGCTTTTCTGTCTCATTccagtgggttttttcctttaatttcgatacttttctgctggttttgttaGTTTTCTGTCTCATCCTGATGTTTTTCTGCCCCATTATAAgatttttccctggttttgtaGCTTTTCTGCcatgttttaatgtttttttttgcttaagtACTGTCGTTCTCCATTT includes:
- the LOC101818890 gene encoding leucine-rich repeat-containing protein 14-like; this encodes MDSLLLLCARCILAQRPLPHILPGLYPVLFQLAFLDGKHVVLRDLVAAWPIQVLDFQQLVRRRELLGDHPHIDYIEAVIQAVVAQLRQELEEPGCDFSKRRLRVLDMTGLSDSLCSRSPDGVTIWSSTVALAKAFEEVSKHQQDFQRREPRRHKGPSGAAVAALQPSGVDVHANLYVRKDSYRILRNALQTRAASPLRLKCHKLYAENISALKVVTLLECLYPSFLQRVELWYNNFGLTELLLILPHLSRFPELRSLKLLDFSMNTRRRTPDLAIVIRCVARHLGMLPSLRELSLGSSQLSGNLRHILCNLQAPLESLELGYCSLVPDDLAFLSQSFHAPALKKLDLTGNNVYQGLLEPLQLLLEETSASLLHLDLSNCDMADSQLEALLPALRRCSRLRFLRLFGNSLSTAAIKDLLQKTLELPDLHLVVFPYPRDCYKEPLPENNWDCGTDDELLAAATVEFSQILANSLRTDLIWTYNPYGHKDLEYFSL